The proteins below come from a single Drosophila teissieri strain GT53w chromosome 3L, Prin_Dtei_1.1, whole genome shotgun sequence genomic window:
- the LOC122615631 gene encoding larval serum protein 1 gamma chain: MKLTLVILALVGCVAAFSVPTQKVKIADKTFLEKQKFLFEIVYRMDEPLMFEEWIKMGQKLITDKAQYETFDFYMEKFWESYKLGALLPKGEFFGALVKTHHKQAYGLFNFFYYAKDWETFVRNVAWARIHVNEGMFVYALTLAVLHKPEFEGLILPQIYEIFPQYFFNSKFVYAAEKFDYEVFSKLIMYEKEYKDILYKDYSEFTGNFYFYTKDWKTWQWYKMMGLDQEWYVEDKYFLRENFAQFVNDPKYVDVVKGLKKFYMPVDYTRDIDFFNDETKMSYFTEDLGWNAYWYYLNMDYAFFLNGKQFGLDKDRRGEYWIYNVQQILARYYQERLANGFGEIPEFFWYKQIEYGYDPQLIYYNGIGYSYRKNYYDFYTYGNFEMYNQIQNFFSRIYKVLETGFYKTADGQVFDLHKPDAIKIVANYLQGNADTFDKYFFNYYYMLAHMYFADVDYTDMEVFPNIFLNFETMLRDPFFYTFYKKFTDVFYTFKYYLKPYTQKDLFYEGITIKDVSVSKLVTYYDIVDFDVTNLLNDKMTFVDGQYVWDKALLARQARLNHKPFNFEFTIESDKEQKGVVRVFLGPKFDEYGRVIPLDYNRKNFVQIDSFVYPFSVGTNNIKRSSKEFSWTAEDRITYTELYKYVMLASEGKYDFPLDISEPHNAFPDRLVLPKGWEQGMPMQFYFFVSPFAEEYEQFSNFDYTYSSGVGSGTRFVDTKPFGYPFDRQIDESDFFVPNGFFKDVKVYYVDTFAKYFEKKYAQFGTFDYSIEY; this comes from the exons ATGAAGTTGACCCTTGTGATACTGGCCCTCGTTGGCTGTGTGGCCGCCTTCAGCGTGCCCACACAGAAGGTGAAGATCGCCGACAAGACCTTCCTGGAGAAGCAAAAGTTCCTCTTCGAGATCGTTTACCGCATGGATGAGCCCCTCATGTTTGAGGAGTGGATTAAGATGGGCCAGAAGCTAATCACCGACAAGGCTCAATACGAG ACTTTCGATTTTTACATGGAGAAATTCTGGGAATCTTACAAGCTTGGAGCCCTGCTGCCCAAGGGAGAGTTTTTCGGCGCCCTGGTCAAAACCCACCACAAGCAGGCATACGGTCTGTTCAACTTCTTCTACTACGCCAAGGATTGGGAAACCTTCGTCCGCAACGTCGCATGGGCCCGCATCCACGTAAACGAGGGCATGTTTGTCTACGCCCTGACTCTGGCCGTCCTCCACAAGCCCGAGTTCGAAGGTCTGATCCTACCCCAGATCTACGAAATCTTCCCCCAGTACTTCTTTAACAGCAAGTTCGTGTACGCGGCCGAGAAGTTCGACTATGAGGTCTTCAGCAAGCTGATCATGTACGAGAAGGAGTACAAGGACATCCTTTACAAAGACTACAGTGAGTTCACCGGCAACTTCTATTTCTATACCAAGGACTGGAAGACATGGCAGTGGTACAAAATGATGGGTCTGGACCAGGAGTGGTACGTCGAGGACAAGTACTTCCTGCGGGAAAACTTCGCCCAATTTGTGAACGATCCCAAATACGTTGATGTTGTCAAGGGCCTAAAGAAGTTTTACATGCCTGTCGACTACACCCGCGACATTGATTTCTTCAACGATGAAACCAAGATGTCCTACTTCACCGAGGATCTTGGCTGGAACGCTTACTGGTACTACCTCAACATGGACTACGCTTTCTTCTTAAACGGCAAGCAGTTCGGATTGGACAAGGACCGTCGCGGCGAGTACTGGATCTACAATGTCCAACAGATTCTGGCCCGATACTACCAGGAGCGCCTGGCCAACGGCTTCGGCGAGATCCCCGAGTTCTTCTGGTACAAGCAAATAGAGTACGGCTACGATCCCCAGCTGATATACTACAACGGCATCGGCTACAGCTACCGCAAGAACTACTACGACTTCTACACCTACGGCAATTTTGAGATGTATAACCAAATCCAGAACTTCTTCAGCCGCATCTACAAGGTACTAGAGACAGGATTCTACAAAACCGCCGACGGTCAGGTGTTCGACCTCCACAAACCCGACGCCATTAAGATTGTGGCCAACTACCTGCAGGGCAATGCTGACACCTTTGACAAGTACTTCTTTAACTACTACTACATGCTGGCCCATATGTACTTCGCTGATGTGGACTACACTGACATGGAGGTGTTCCCTAACATTTTCCTGAACTTCGAAACCATGCTGCGGGATCCCTTCTTCTACACCTTCTACAAGAAGTTCACCGATGTGTTCTACACCTTCAAGTACTACCTGAAGCCGTACACCCAGAAGGATCTCTTCTACGAGGGCATCACCATCAAGGATGTGAGCGTCAGCAAACTGGTAACATACTACGACATAGTGGACTTCGATGTGACCAACTTGCTCAACGACAAGATGACTTTTGTCGACGGCCAGTACGTATGGGACAAGGCTCTGTTGGCCCGTCAGGCCCGCCTTAACCACAAGCCCTTCAACTTTGAGTTCACCATCGAGTCAGACAAGGAGCAGAAGGGAGTGGTCCGCGTCTTCCTGGGCCCCAAGTTCGACGAATACGGCCGTGTGATCCCACTGGACTACAACCGAAAGAACTTCGTGCAGATCGACAGCTTTGTGTATCCCTTCAGTGTCGGTACCAACAACATCAAGCGCAGCTCCAAGGAGTTCAGCTGGACCGCTGAGGACAGGATCACCTACACCGAGCTCTACAAGTACGTGATGCTGGCCAGCGAGGGCAAGTATGACTTCCCCCTGGACATTAGCGAGCCCCACAACGCCTTCCCCGACCGTCTGGTACTGCCCAAGGGATGGGAGCAGGGCATGCCCATGCAATTCTACTTCTTTGTCTCGCCATTCGCCGAGGAGTACGAACAGTTCTCTAACTTCGATTACACCTACTCCTCGGGAGTTGGCTCTGGCACCCGATTCGTGGACACTAAACCCTTCGGCTATCCCTTCGACCGGCAGATCGATGAGTCCGACTTCTTCGTGCCCAACGGCTTCTTCAAGGATGTCAAGGTGTACTACGTCGACACTTTCGCCAAGTACTTTGAGAAGAAGTACGCCCAGTTCGGCACCTTCGACTACTCCATCGAATACTAA